A window of Nonomuraea angiospora genomic DNA:
CGCCGAGACCTGCTGGAGCGTGCTCAGGATCGAGCTGCCGTGGGAGTAGAGCCGCGGGGGGACCGCGCCGAGCCCGAGGGTGAAGACCGGGGTGAAGGTCGCGGCCAGGCTCACCATCAGCAGCGCGTGCAGGCCGAGGATCTGCCAGTACGGCATCGTCATCGTGACCTGGGTGAAGCCGGCCAGCGAGAGCATGATGCCGATCGCGCCGGGGATGACCAGGACCCGGCCGCCGAACTGGTCGAACAGGCGGCCGACGGTCGGACCGAGCAGGCCCATCGCCAGGCCGCCGGGCATCACGAGGAGGCCGGTCTCCAGGGCGCTGAGGCCGCGGACGCTCTGCAGGTAAAGCGGCAGCAGGATCATCGAGCCGAGCATCGCCATGAAGGACACCGACATCAGGATCAGCGCGACGGTGTAGGTGCGGTGGCGCAGGGTGCGCAGGTCCATCAGCGGTTCGTCGCGCTTCTGCAACGACAGCTGGCGGAAGACGAAGACGGCGATGGTGACCAGCCCGGCCGCCACGATCCCGGCGGCAAGGCGGGCGTCACCGCCCTCGAACCGGCTGAGCCCGTAGACCAGGCCGCCGAAGCCCGCCGCGGCGGTCACCACGCTGAACCAGTCGATGGTGCTGAACCGGGGCTCGCCGATGTTCTTGAGCCGCTTCAGGCCGCTCCAGGCGATCAGGGCGGCGATGGGGAACACCACGGCGAACAGCAGGCGCCAGGACCCGAACTGCAGGATCACCCCCGAGATCGCCGGGCCCATCGCGGGCGCCACCGAGATGGCCAGGGTGACGTTGCCCATGACCCGGCCCCGGTCCTCCTCGGGCACCACCTGCATCAGCGTGGTCATCAGCAGCGGCATCATCACGGCCGTCCCGGACGCCTGGACGATGCGCGCGCCCAGCAGCACCTCGAACGTCGGCGCGACGGCGGCCAGCGCCGTGCCGGCCAGGAACAATCCCATCGCCACCGTGTAAGCGCGGCGGGTGGTCACCCGCTGCAGGAACCAGCCGGTGATCGGGATGACCGCGGCCATGGTCAGCATGAAGGCGGTCGAGAGCCACTGCGCGGTCTGCTCCGTGATGTGCAGCGCGTCCATCAACCGCGGGATCGCGTTGATCATGATCGTCTCATTGAGGATGACCACGAACGTGGCGAGCACAAGCAGCCGGATCACGGCCGGGGTGCGGCCCGAACCGGCGGCCGCGGGCTTGGCGGGTGAGTCTAGCTGTGGGCTGGGCACGGCACCTCGATCAGAGTTGTCGGAAACAGTGTGGTCAGGGCTGGTGGTCCAGCCTCGGGTCTCACGAGCAGTCGTGGTCATACACAGACTGACCGGCAGCACTGACAAAACTCATCGCCCACGTCCAACATTCCGGCACGTGAGGCGAAATGTCACCCACTTTTCTCGGCATGCGAGAAGCGCGAGACCGGTAGCCGCCGCCGTCATGGGCCGGTCGGCGTGCTGCTCCTCCGCGGCGCGGCTCGACGGCGCGGGAGCGGTGCGGCTGTTCATCCGGATCGTCTTCCCGCTGATCTGGCTGGGCGTCCTCACCGCGGGCCTGATCGCGGGGCTGCAGGCGTACAACGAGTTCCTGCCGGCCGTGACGTTCATCCAGGACAGCGAGAAGCTGCCGGTCTCCCTGTCGCTCTACTCCTTCCAGCAGGGCTTCTCCCCCGACTGGGCGCTCGTCGGCGCGGCCGGTCTGATCATGGCCCTGCCGCCCTGGTGTTGTTCCTGTCCCTGCAACGCCGCTTCGTCGCGGGTTACACCTCGTCGGGGATGTCGGGCTGAGCGGGCACGTCGCCGCGTAGCGCCTCCAGGAGCCGCGCCAGGGCGGCCTGGGTGGCCGGCAGGTCCGCGGGGTCGTCAGAGCCCGCCACCCAGAGCGCCGCCTCGTTCATCGCACCCGACAGCAGGTGGGCCAGCGGCGCGACCGGCTGGGGCGCGATCGTGCCCGCCCGGATCAGGTCGGTGAGCGCGTCGGCCAGGTGGCGGGCTGAGGCGGCCTCGTCCATCGCGCGCCATTCGGTCCAGCCGAGCACGGCGGGGCCGTCGACGAGCATGATCCGTTGAACGCCCGGGGCCGTGCTCGCGGTCAGGAACGCCTGGCAGCCGGCGGTCAGGCGGGTCCAGAGGTCGTCGTGGGCGTCGGCGGTCCGCGCCACCGTCCCGGCCACCTCCTGCTGCACCTGCTCCAGGACGGCCCTGAACAACTCGGCCTTGCTCTCGAACAGATGGTAGAGCGCGCCCTTGGTCACCCCGGCCTCGGCGACGATCTCCGACAGGCTCACCGCGCCGTAACCCCGGTCCGCGAACAGGCGCCTGCTCTCGCGCAGCAGGGCCCGCCTGGTCTGCTCCCGCTGCCGCGCCCGGACGCCGTGCGTCTTCATGCTTCCTCCTTGACATACCGATGGTACGTCAAATACACATTCACGTACCGATGGTACGTGAAAGGAGCTCGCGTGGAACTGACCAGTTTCTATCCCGTGATCTGCACCGCCCGGCTTCAGGAGTCCCGCGACTTCTACACCGGGCTGCTGGGGTTCGAGACGACGTTCGAGTCCGGCTGGTACGTCAGCCTGCGACGCCCCGGGACGCCGGCCTACGAGCTCGCGCTGCTCGACCACACCCACCCGACGCTGCCCGAGGCGTACCGCGCCCCCGTCCGCGGGCTGCTGCTCAACTTCGAGGTGGCGGACGTGGACGCCGAATGGGAACGGCTCGTCGTCGGCGCGGGGCTGACCGCCGAGCTCGCGCTGCGCAGCGAGGACTTCGGGCAGCGGCACTTCATCGTGGCCGATCCCAACGGGGTCCTCATCGACGTCATCACCCCGATCGCGCCCTCGGCGGAGTACGCCGGGCAGTACGTCGGCTCATGACGCCCGGTCGGGCCGATCCGATCGGACAGCACCCCCCGACGGGCTGCGCCAGGCGCGCGACGGCCCCGGATTTCACGCACGGCACCCCCGACGCACCGCTTGCTGCTCGACCTGGAGCTCGGGGCGGTGGTGCCAGCGGCCATCACGTTCGGCTAACGGCCAGGCCGGCGTTCGGCCGGCTCACCGCCTACCCGGCTTGATCTCGGTGGTGTCGGCTATGCGGCGATGTGCTCCGGACGGACGCCCATGCCGATGAAACGACCCAAGAGGTGCCGCAGCGGCGGCAGCGTCCGGAACGCTGTGAAGATCGGCGGCACATGCCGGGTCGTGTCGTCACCCAGGTCCTTGGGATAGAGGTCGCGCAGGATGCCGACCTGGAAGGCCTGGGTGATCCTCGCGGCGCGTTCTCTGCGTGACTGCACCCGGGCCAGATCGGCGTCTTCTGGTTCGCCGCCCCGGGCGAGAAGCGGACCCAGCAGGTTGGCGGTGGCCACGGCGTCCTGCACGGCCAGGTTGATGCCCACGCCGCCCGCGGGCGACATGGCGTGGGCGGCGTCACCGATGCACAGCAGTCCTGGCCGGTGCCAGCGTGGCAGCCGGTCCACCCGGACGCTCAGATGGTGCACCGCCTCCCAGCCGTGGATCTCGTCCACGCGGTCGCGCAGGGCGGGCGCCAGTTCCGCCACCCGGTTCCGGAACGCCGGCAGCCCGGCGGACTTCAACTCCTCGAAGGCGGCCGCCGGGATCGCGTAGGCGAGCTGCCAGTAGTCACCGCGGTCGATGGAGATCAGTGCCCCCTTGCCGCCCTGGAAGAAGGGCACCCGATCATGTGGGCGGCGGGACAGGTGGAACCACAGCACGTCCATGGGGGGCGAGGCGCTCACGGGCGCGAGGCCGGCGCGGGCCCGTACGGTGGAGTGGCGTCCGTCGGCCCCGATCACCAGACCGGCCCGCACCTGCACGGGACCGTCCTCGGTGTCGGCCAGGACGCCGCTCACCCGCCCCTGGTCTGTGAGGAGTTCCGTGGCCTGGGCGCTGCGCAGGAGCCGGAAGGAGGGGTAGGCCGCGGCCTTGCCGGCCAGGAAGTCCAGCACGTCCCACTGCGGCATGAACGCGATGTAGGGGCAGCGCACGTTCAACCGGCTGAAGTCGGCGAAGGTGACGTCCCGGCCGCCCATGTTGACCGCCACCTGAGGCATCTTGGTGTGCGGGAGGTCCAGGAACTCATCGATCCAGCCCAGCTCGGCGATCAGTTGCAGGGTGGAGGGGTGGACGGTGTCGCCGCGGAAGTCGCGCAGGAAGTCCGTGTGTTTCTCCAGCACGATCACCTCCACGCCCTGGCGGGCCAGCAGCAGCCCGGCCATCATGCCCGCCGGGCCGCCCCCGACGACACAACATTGTGCGCGCATCTCATCCTTCTTCCGGAAACAGCAGCCCGACCAGGGCCGCGATGTCGATGGGGGTGCCCATGCGCCGGTTGACGGCGACGGTGGCGAACAGGGTCCTGGCGGCCGTGACCGTGTCGTGCGGGCGCAACTCGCCGGCCTCGACCCGTTCGAGCAGGAAGTCGCCGATGAGCAGCTGGCCCTCGCTCACCAGCGTCGCCAGCGGAACGCGGGCCTGGGCGGAGCTGAAGAACACCGCCATCAGCTCGGCGTTGTCGGCCAGCAACCGATCGAACGCCTCCAGCAACTCGGCCAGCACCTCGCGAGCCGGCCGGGTGCCGTGATCCTGGGTCCGCAGCTCCCGCAGTCGGGGCAGGAAGCCCCGCTCCGACAGCAGCGTCTCCACCATCGCCTCCTTGCTGTCGAAGTAGCGATACAGCAGGCCCGGCGTCACCTCGGCGGCCTGAGCCACATCCTTGACCGTGGCCCCGTCCACGCCCTTGTCAGCGAACACGCGCAGGGCCGCGTCCAGCAGCTGCTCCCGGCGCCATACCGCCTGCTCACTTCGCGTCCTGGCCATGGCCCACCTCATTGAGTAAACGTTTATTCAACATACCACGCAGGCCCGCCGTCGCCAGTACCGCCCTGTTGACCTCAAGCATGGTTGAGGAGACAGGATGACGGCATGACCTCTGTTCAGCACGGAAAAGCGCTGGTCCTCGGTGCCGGTGGACCTGTCGGCACGGCGTGGCTGGCGGGCCTCGCCACAGGGCTGCGCCACGCGGGCATCGACCTCGCCGATGCCGATCTCATCGTGGGCACCTCGGCCGGAGCGATCGCCGCGGCCATGCTCACCACCGGCCGTGACCTCGCCGATGTGGAAGTGCTGCCGTCCGCGCACTCCGGACGTTCCAGACCGCCGGACCTGGCCGCGATGGGGCAGGCGTTCGCCACGCTGAGCGACCCGGCCCTGGATCCGGACGACAAACGCCGCCGGGCCGGGCGTATCGCGCTCACTGCCGACGCCCCGTCCGAGGACGGGCACCTGGCCGGGATCTCCTTCCTGGTCGAGACCCGGACGTGGCCCGACCGCCCCTTGCTGATCACCGCGGTGGACGCCGAGACCGGCGAACCGAAGGTATGGGACCGCGACGGCGAGGCGACCCTGGTCGAGGCCGTCGCGTCGAGCTCCGCGTTTCCCGGAACGGTCGCTCCGATCACCGTCAACGGCCGCCGCTACATGGACGGCGCTCTGCGCAACGGCGTGAACGCCGACCTCGCCGCCACCGCCGCGACCCGCGTTGTCATCGAGCCGATGGCCGACCGCTTCCCGGCGAGCGAGCACCACGATGTGCGCATCGGCCCGGATGCCGAAGCGTTGGCGGCGTTCGGCACCGACCTCGGCAACCGCGAGGCATGGACGCCCGCCTACCGCGCCGGAGTCCGACAGGCCCCGCAGGTCGCCGTGCTCCTGCGTCCCGTCTGGGACGCGGCTCCCGTCACCTGACCGCGAACGAAGACGTGCCGTTCATGTCGCGGTGCAGGTGAGCGCCGGGGTGGCGGCGGTCCCGGCGGCGGTGAAGCCGAAGGCGGTGGTGGCGTCGGCGGCGAGCCTGCCGTTCCAGGACTCGTTGCGGACACTCACAGACGGTGCAGTGCCCGAGCGGACGCGGCCCCACAGCTGGGTGATGCTCTGCGATCCGGGCCAGTTCCAGGT
This region includes:
- a CDS encoding MDR family MFS transporter, whose amino-acid sequence is MIRLLVLATFVVILNETIMINAIPRLMDALHITEQTAQWLSTAFMLTMAAVIPITGWFLQRVTTRRAYTVAMGLFLAGTALAAVAPTFEVLLGARIVQASGTAVMMPLLMTTLMQVVPEEDRGRVMGNVTLAISVAPAMGPAISGVILQFGSWRLLFAVVFPIAALIAWSGLKRLKNIGEPRFSTIDWFSVVTAAAGFGGLVYGLSRFEGGDARLAAGIVAAGLVTIAVFVFRQLSLQKRDEPLMDLRTLRHRTYTVALILMSVSFMAMLGSMILLPLYLQSVRGLSALETGLLVMPGGLAMGLLGPTVGRLFDQFGGRVLVIPGAIGIMLSLAGFTQVTMTMPYWQILGLHALLMVSLAATFTPVFTLGLGAVPPRLYSHGSSILSTLQQVSAALGTAIVITVMSARADALKAEGVAEALADLDGMRLAFILGAVLSVAVVITALLLPARAEHTVELEEPGR
- a CDS encoding FAD-dependent oxidoreductase, whose product is MRAQCCVVGGGPAGMMAGLLLARQGVEVIVLEKHTDFLRDFRGDTVHPSTLQLIAELGWIDEFLDLPHTKMPQVAVNMGGRDVTFADFSRLNVRCPYIAFMPQWDVLDFLAGKAAAYPSFRLLRSAQATELLTDQGRVSGVLADTEDGPVQVRAGLVIGADGRHSTVRARAGLAPVSASPPMDVLWFHLSRRPHDRVPFFQGGKGALISIDRGDYWQLAYAIPAAAFEELKSAGLPAFRNRVAELAPALRDRVDEIHGWEAVHHLSVRVDRLPRWHRPGLLCIGDAAHAMSPAGGVGINLAVQDAVATANLLGPLLARGGEPEDADLARVQSRRERAARITQAFQVGILRDLYPKDLGDDTTRHVPPIFTAFRTLPPLRHLLGRFIGMGVRPEHIAA
- a CDS encoding TetR/AcrR family transcriptional regulator — protein: MKTHGVRARQREQTRRALLRESRRLFADRGYGAVSLSEIVAEAGVTKGALYHLFESKAELFRAVLEQVQQEVAGTVARTADAHDDLWTRLTAGCQAFLTASTAPGVQRIMLVDGPAVLGWTEWRAMDEAASARHLADALTDLIRAGTIAPQPVAPLAHLLSGAMNEAALWVAGSDDPADLPATQAALARLLEALRGDVPAQPDIPDEV
- a CDS encoding TetR/AcrR family transcriptional regulator, coding for MARTRSEQAVWRREQLLDAALRVFADKGVDGATVKDVAQAAEVTPGLLYRYFDSKEAMVETLLSERGFLPRLRELRTQDHGTRPAREVLAELLEAFDRLLADNAELMAVFFSSAQARVPLATLVSEGQLLIGDFLLERVEAGELRPHDTVTAARTLFATVAVNRRMGTPIDIAALVGLLFPEEG
- a CDS encoding VOC family protein, whose product is MELTSFYPVICTARLQESRDFYTGLLGFETTFESGWYVSLRRPGTPAYELALLDHTHPTLPEAYRAPVRGLLLNFEVADVDAEWERLVVGAGLTAELALRSEDFGQRHFIVADPNGVLIDVITPIAPSAEYAGQYVGS
- a CDS encoding patatin-like phospholipase family protein, whose product is MTSVQHGKALVLGAGGPVGTAWLAGLATGLRHAGIDLADADLIVGTSAGAIAAAMLTTGRDLADVEVLPSAHSGRSRPPDLAAMGQAFATLSDPALDPDDKRRRAGRIALTADAPSEDGHLAGISFLVETRTWPDRPLLITAVDAETGEPKVWDRDGEATLVEAVASSSAFPGTVAPITVNGRRYMDGALRNGVNADLAATAATRVVIEPMADRFPASEHHDVRIGPDAEALAAFGTDLGNREAWTPAYRAGVRQAPQVAVLLRPVWDAAPVT